The Gadus macrocephalus chromosome 21, ASM3116895v1 genome has a segment encoding these proteins:
- the LOC132449834 gene encoding cytospin-A-like isoform X2 → MSEIAFIVEIHMDHYFSSLSTSQTEEPASTDYLDPIPTTMGNHAGKDSIGHTGSPLDFFHTPPTSPSEEAQLAALASSSSSVFTNKMQTPCHPCSPCPPTPTPSNCPRQQVLQGEWALISMESQPSPQMSLSHEKKEEEEAGAKHCGNVGSLSPAPMPLPWGSPTEQVWQERDSGLESPLGAEQVGQETSLVMRSLMEYYRASLGLSPGPDDSVGAVELLRRLVSERGELVEEVNGLKETLRTERAEWLQFQRDLQVAVSVADRLRAEAEQALDALREHHGAAEARLVQALRRQQEQDRELRDLEAQHRDARHQLSTLNAERRRGHTGSDARISARGLAKDGAEPEVNVVGDSSEEEQGNDGKEEGRRQNCALVAVGKKDLEEKLLEGVHTDVEAQDVEGHCEAQPKGVEDGGGHGCVGSLGGEGDLESEKTQLAGKGVAEAYILSLAAIKKKKEAEAGIGTPDHRRVLMLSERSWSLSRLPLPENTNKSSPCQNNSSTLPLCKKEEPAKEKKMTRLLQRQDKKPDEDPNPDSNRPQDAFSVLLRRHGGSRRNALLRWCQTRTKGYKNIEITNFSSSWEDGLAFCAVYHTYMPSHVPYGSLTPEDKKGNLDLAFQTGNSIGITATLTVEEMLKADGPNWQRVLGYIEGIFRHFEM, encoded by the exons GTTCTCCTCTGGATTTCTTCCACACGCCTCCTACGAGCCCCTCAGAAGAAGCCCAGCTCGCTGctttggcctcctcctcctcctcagtcttcACCAACAAGATGCAGACCCCCTGCCACCCCTGCAGTCCCTGCCCCCCTACCCCGACCCCGAGCAACTGCCCGCGGCAGCAGGTCCTTCAGGGGGAGTGGGCACTGATCAGCATGGAGAGTCAACCTTCTCCACAGATGTCTCTGAGTCACGAgaaaaaggaagaggaagaggcgggAGCAAAGCATTGTGGGAACGTGGGCTCACTCAGCCCGGCGCCAATGCCGCTGCCCTGGGGCTCGCCGACGGAACAAGTCTggcaggagagagacagtgggctGGAGTCCCCGCTGGGGGCCGAGCAGGTGGGCCAGGAGACGAGTCTGGTGATGCGGAGTCTGATGGAGTACTACAGGGCCTCGCTGGGCCTCAGCCCCGGTCCTGACGACTCAGTCGGAGCAGTAG AGCTCCTCAGGCGCTTGGTGTCAGAGAGGGGTGAGCTGGTCGAGGAGGTAAACGGCTTAAAGGAGACTCTACGG ACTGAGAGGGCAGAGTGGCTGCAGTTCCAGCGTGACCTGCAGGTGGCGGTGTCCGTGGCGGACAGGCTGCGTGCGGAGGCCGAGCAGGCGCTGGACGCGCTCCGGGAGCACCACGGCGCCGCGGAGGCCCGGCTGGTGCAGGCCCTGAGGAGACAGCAGGAGCAGGACCGGGAGCTGCGGGACCTGGAAGCCCAGCACCGAGACGCCCGTCATCAGCTGTCCACGCTGAACGCCGAGAGGCGGCGGGGGCACACGGGGTCGGACGCTCGAATCAGTGCACGCGGTTTGGCGAAGGATGGAGCAGAGCCAGAGGTGAATGTGGTGGGAGACTCctcggaggaggagcagggtaaCGACGGGAAAGAGGAGGGTAGGCGGCAGAACTGCGCACTGGTCGCGGTGGGAAAGAAGGACTTAGAGGAGAAGCTGCTTGAAGGGGTGCACACGGATGTGGAGGCTCAGGACGTGGAAGGACATTGCGAGGCACAACCTAAAGGTGTGGAGGACGGAGGAGGGCATGGCTGCGTGGGGAGCCTCGGGGGGGAGGGTGACCTGGAGTCGGAGAAGACGCAGCTTGCTGGAAAGGGTGTCGCTGAGGCTTACATTCTCAGTTTGGCTGCCattaagaagaagaaggaggcggaggCAGGCATCGGTACTCCAGACCACAGGAGAGTTTTGATGCTTTCTGAAAGATCCTG GAGCCTTTCTCGACTCCCTCTCcctgaaaacaccaataaaagcAGCCCCTGCCAAAACAACAGTTCAACGTTGCCGCTATGCAAG AAGGAAGAGCCTGCCAAAGAGAAAAAGATGACTAGGCTTCTGCAACGGCAAGACA AAAAGCCGGATGAGGACCCAAACCCTGATTCCAATAG ACCTCAGGATGCCTTTAGCGTTCTGCTACGACGTCACGGCGGCTCCAGGAGAAACGCCTTGCTCCGCTGGTGCCAAACCCGTACCAAGGGATATAAG AATATTGAGATCACAAACTTCAGCAGCAGCTGGGAGGACGGCCTGGCCTTCTGCGCCGTGTACCACACCTACATGCCGTCGCATGTCCCATACGGCAGTCTCACACCTGAGGACAAG AAAGGAAACCTGGACCTTGCTTTCCAAACTGGGAATAGTATTGGAATCACAGCCACACTG ACGGTGGAGGAGATGCTCAAAGCAGACGGACCCAACTGGCAGAGGGTACTGGGATACATTGAAGGCATCTTTCGCCACTTTGAGATGTGA
- the LOC132449834 gene encoding cytospin-A-like isoform X4 codes for MGNHAGKDSIGHTGSPLDFFHTPPTSPSEEAQLAALASSSSSVFTNKMQTPCHPCSPCPPTPTPSNCPRQQVLQGEWALISMESQPSPQMSLSHEKKEEEEAGAKHCGNVGSLSPAPMPLPWGSPTEQVWQERDSGLESPLGAEQVGQETSLVMRSLMEYYRASLGLSPGPDDSVGAVELLRRLVSERGELVEEVNGLKETLRTERAEWLQFQRDLQVAVSVADRLRAEAEQALDALREHHGAAEARLVQALRRQQEQDRELRDLEAQHRDARHQLSTLNAERRRGHTGSDARISARGLAKDGAEPEVNVVGDSSEEEQGNDGKEEGRRQNCALVAVGKKDLEEKLLEGVHTDVEAQDVEGHCEAQPKGVEDGGGHGCVGSLGGEGDLESEKTQLAGKGVAEAYILSLAAIKKKKEAEAGIGTPDHRRVLMLSERSWSLSRLPLPENTNKSSPCQNNSSTLPLCKKEEPAKEKKMTRLLQRQDSWSNFSTKKPDEDPNPDSNRPQDAFSVLLRRHGGSRRNALLRWCQTRTKGYKNIEITNFSSSWEDGLAFCAVYHTYMPSHVPYGSLTPEDKKGNLDLAFQTGNSIGITATLTVEEMLKADGPNWQRVLGYIEGIFRHFEM; via the exons GTTCTCCTCTGGATTTCTTCCACACGCCTCCTACGAGCCCCTCAGAAGAAGCCCAGCTCGCTGctttggcctcctcctcctcctcagtcttcACCAACAAGATGCAGACCCCCTGCCACCCCTGCAGTCCCTGCCCCCCTACCCCGACCCCGAGCAACTGCCCGCGGCAGCAGGTCCTTCAGGGGGAGTGGGCACTGATCAGCATGGAGAGTCAACCTTCTCCACAGATGTCTCTGAGTCACGAgaaaaaggaagaggaagaggcgggAGCAAAGCATTGTGGGAACGTGGGCTCACTCAGCCCGGCGCCAATGCCGCTGCCCTGGGGCTCGCCGACGGAACAAGTCTggcaggagagagacagtgggctGGAGTCCCCGCTGGGGGCCGAGCAGGTGGGCCAGGAGACGAGTCTGGTGATGCGGAGTCTGATGGAGTACTACAGGGCCTCGCTGGGCCTCAGCCCCGGTCCTGACGACTCAGTCGGAGCAGTAG AGCTCCTCAGGCGCTTGGTGTCAGAGAGGGGTGAGCTGGTCGAGGAGGTAAACGGCTTAAAGGAGACTCTACGG ACTGAGAGGGCAGAGTGGCTGCAGTTCCAGCGTGACCTGCAGGTGGCGGTGTCCGTGGCGGACAGGCTGCGTGCGGAGGCCGAGCAGGCGCTGGACGCGCTCCGGGAGCACCACGGCGCCGCGGAGGCCCGGCTGGTGCAGGCCCTGAGGAGACAGCAGGAGCAGGACCGGGAGCTGCGGGACCTGGAAGCCCAGCACCGAGACGCCCGTCATCAGCTGTCCACGCTGAACGCCGAGAGGCGGCGGGGGCACACGGGGTCGGACGCTCGAATCAGTGCACGCGGTTTGGCGAAGGATGGAGCAGAGCCAGAGGTGAATGTGGTGGGAGACTCctcggaggaggagcagggtaaCGACGGGAAAGAGGAGGGTAGGCGGCAGAACTGCGCACTGGTCGCGGTGGGAAAGAAGGACTTAGAGGAGAAGCTGCTTGAAGGGGTGCACACGGATGTGGAGGCTCAGGACGTGGAAGGACATTGCGAGGCACAACCTAAAGGTGTGGAGGACGGAGGAGGGCATGGCTGCGTGGGGAGCCTCGGGGGGGAGGGTGACCTGGAGTCGGAGAAGACGCAGCTTGCTGGAAAGGGTGTCGCTGAGGCTTACATTCTCAGTTTGGCTGCCattaagaagaagaaggaggcggaggCAGGCATCGGTACTCCAGACCACAGGAGAGTTTTGATGCTTTCTGAAAGATCCTG GAGCCTTTCTCGACTCCCTCTCcctgaaaacaccaataaaagcAGCCCCTGCCAAAACAACAGTTCAACGTTGCCGCTATGCAAG AAGGAAGAGCCTGCCAAAGAGAAAAAGATGACTAGGCTTCTGCAACGGCAAGACAGTTGGTCCAATTTTTCTACAA AAAAGCCGGATGAGGACCCAAACCCTGATTCCAATAG ACCTCAGGATGCCTTTAGCGTTCTGCTACGACGTCACGGCGGCTCCAGGAGAAACGCCTTGCTCCGCTGGTGCCAAACCCGTACCAAGGGATATAAG AATATTGAGATCACAAACTTCAGCAGCAGCTGGGAGGACGGCCTGGCCTTCTGCGCCGTGTACCACACCTACATGCCGTCGCATGTCCCATACGGCAGTCTCACACCTGAGGACAAG AAAGGAAACCTGGACCTTGCTTTCCAAACTGGGAATAGTATTGGAATCACAGCCACACTG ACGGTGGAGGAGATGCTCAAAGCAGACGGACCCAACTGGCAGAGGGTACTGGGATACATTGAAGGCATCTTTCGCCACTTTGAGATGTGA
- the LOC132449834 gene encoding cytospin-A-like isoform X3 — MVSQTASRTTSSQTEEPASTDYLDPIPTTMGNHAGKDSIGHTGSPLDFFHTPPTSPSEEAQLAALASSSSSVFTNKMQTPCHPCSPCPPTPTPSNCPRQQVLQGEWALISMESQPSPQMSLSHEKKEEEEAGAKHCGNVGSLSPAPMPLPWGSPTEQVWQERDSGLESPLGAEQVGQETSLVMRSLMEYYRASLGLSPGPDDSVGAVELLRRLVSERGELVEEVNGLKETLRTERAEWLQFQRDLQVAVSVADRLRAEAEQALDALREHHGAAEARLVQALRRQQEQDRELRDLEAQHRDARHQLSTLNAERRRGHTGSDARISARGLAKDGAEPEVNVVGDSSEEEQGNDGKEEGRRQNCALVAVGKKDLEEKLLEGVHTDVEAQDVEGHCEAQPKGVEDGGGHGCVGSLGGEGDLESEKTQLAGKGVAEAYILSLAAIKKKKEAEAGIGTPDHRRVLMLSERSWSLSRLPLPENTNKSSPCQNNSSTLPLCKKEEPAKEKKMTRLLQRQDSWSNFSTKKPDEDPNPDSNRPQDAFSVLLRRHGGSRRNALLRWCQTRTKGYKNIEITNFSSSWEDGLAFCAVYHTYMPSHVPYGSLTPEDKKGNLDLAFQTGNSIGITATLTVEEMLKADGPNWQRVLGYIEGIFRHFEM, encoded by the exons GTTCTCCTCTGGATTTCTTCCACACGCCTCCTACGAGCCCCTCAGAAGAAGCCCAGCTCGCTGctttggcctcctcctcctcctcagtcttcACCAACAAGATGCAGACCCCCTGCCACCCCTGCAGTCCCTGCCCCCCTACCCCGACCCCGAGCAACTGCCCGCGGCAGCAGGTCCTTCAGGGGGAGTGGGCACTGATCAGCATGGAGAGTCAACCTTCTCCACAGATGTCTCTGAGTCACGAgaaaaaggaagaggaagaggcgggAGCAAAGCATTGTGGGAACGTGGGCTCACTCAGCCCGGCGCCAATGCCGCTGCCCTGGGGCTCGCCGACGGAACAAGTCTggcaggagagagacagtgggctGGAGTCCCCGCTGGGGGCCGAGCAGGTGGGCCAGGAGACGAGTCTGGTGATGCGGAGTCTGATGGAGTACTACAGGGCCTCGCTGGGCCTCAGCCCCGGTCCTGACGACTCAGTCGGAGCAGTAG AGCTCCTCAGGCGCTTGGTGTCAGAGAGGGGTGAGCTGGTCGAGGAGGTAAACGGCTTAAAGGAGACTCTACGG ACTGAGAGGGCAGAGTGGCTGCAGTTCCAGCGTGACCTGCAGGTGGCGGTGTCCGTGGCGGACAGGCTGCGTGCGGAGGCCGAGCAGGCGCTGGACGCGCTCCGGGAGCACCACGGCGCCGCGGAGGCCCGGCTGGTGCAGGCCCTGAGGAGACAGCAGGAGCAGGACCGGGAGCTGCGGGACCTGGAAGCCCAGCACCGAGACGCCCGTCATCAGCTGTCCACGCTGAACGCCGAGAGGCGGCGGGGGCACACGGGGTCGGACGCTCGAATCAGTGCACGCGGTTTGGCGAAGGATGGAGCAGAGCCAGAGGTGAATGTGGTGGGAGACTCctcggaggaggagcagggtaaCGACGGGAAAGAGGAGGGTAGGCGGCAGAACTGCGCACTGGTCGCGGTGGGAAAGAAGGACTTAGAGGAGAAGCTGCTTGAAGGGGTGCACACGGATGTGGAGGCTCAGGACGTGGAAGGACATTGCGAGGCACAACCTAAAGGTGTGGAGGACGGAGGAGGGCATGGCTGCGTGGGGAGCCTCGGGGGGGAGGGTGACCTGGAGTCGGAGAAGACGCAGCTTGCTGGAAAGGGTGTCGCTGAGGCTTACATTCTCAGTTTGGCTGCCattaagaagaagaaggaggcggaggCAGGCATCGGTACTCCAGACCACAGGAGAGTTTTGATGCTTTCTGAAAGATCCTG GAGCCTTTCTCGACTCCCTCTCcctgaaaacaccaataaaagcAGCCCCTGCCAAAACAACAGTTCAACGTTGCCGCTATGCAAG AAGGAAGAGCCTGCCAAAGAGAAAAAGATGACTAGGCTTCTGCAACGGCAAGACAGTTGGTCCAATTTTTCTACAA AAAAGCCGGATGAGGACCCAAACCCTGATTCCAATAG ACCTCAGGATGCCTTTAGCGTTCTGCTACGACGTCACGGCGGCTCCAGGAGAAACGCCTTGCTCCGCTGGTGCCAAACCCGTACCAAGGGATATAAG AATATTGAGATCACAAACTTCAGCAGCAGCTGGGAGGACGGCCTGGCCTTCTGCGCCGTGTACCACACCTACATGCCGTCGCATGTCCCATACGGCAGTCTCACACCTGAGGACAAG AAAGGAAACCTGGACCTTGCTTTCCAAACTGGGAATAGTATTGGAATCACAGCCACACTG ACGGTGGAGGAGATGCTCAAAGCAGACGGACCCAACTGGCAGAGGGTACTGGGATACATTGAAGGCATCTTTCGCCACTTTGAGATGTGA
- the saysd1 gene encoding SAYSvFN domain-containing protein 1 has protein sequence MVDVHPFPQSGQVPVGAVMEQKLAEFRARRKAENATKTVESTANQPPKTSTALDTIEPTNEAALQAPTQASITSPYIERETIQVEDRSGWTLDSAVGRWIGSSRLCFDNRTLFKVLLWLVLLGLFAELEFGLPFFVLSLFYWMYQGLRSPAARQPGELSAYSVFNPDCQPILGAITVEQLEGEMGYHSLSG, from the exons ATGGTCGATGTTCACCCATTTCCGCAAAGCGGACAGGTACCAGTCGGGGCTGTTATGGAACAAAAACTTGCTGAATTCAGGGCTCGGAGAAAGGCTGAAAACGCAACGAAAACAGTCGAAAGTACAGCCAACCAACCGCCCAAAACATCGACAGCATTAGACACGATTGAACCTACAAACGAAGCGGCACTACAGGCTCCCACGCAGGCCAGCATCACCAGCCcttacatagagagagaaacgaTCCAGGTCGAG GATAGGTCAGGGTGGACGCTGGACAGTGCTGTTGGAAGATGGATTGGTTCCAGCAGGCTTTGCTTCGATAATCGCACTTTATTTAAAGTGTTGCTGTGGCTTGTTCTTCTCGGACTCTTTGCTGAACTGGAATTCGGCCTTCCCTTTTtcgtcctctccctcttctactGGATGTACCAAGGACTTCGCAGCCCGGCTGCACGACAACCCGGGGAACTGAGTGCTTATTCTGTGTTCAACCCTGACTGTCAGCCCATCCTCGGCGCTATAACTGTAGAGCAGTTAGAGGGAGAAATGGGTTACCATTCTCTATCTGGCTAA
- the bpnt1 gene encoding 3'(2'),5'-bisphosphate nucleotidase 1 — protein MNRNPAVVMRLVASAYAVAERAGSIVRNVLQSGELGIVEKTGANDLQTLADRLAQQSICASLSKHFPKITIIGEEDLPEEEPRADLMEEGQEDVILQKCCPSEYKDLKEEELVVWVDPLDGTKEYTEGLLDNVTVLIGISYGGKAIAGVINQPFYNYQVGGGADLGRTMWGVLGLGTFGIEVKEVPGDRRIVTTTRSHSNKVVTDCVDAMEPHEVIRVGGAGNKIIQLIEGKASAYVFASPGCKKWDTCATEAILHAVGGKLTDMHGNDYRYDANVKHMNSAGVLATLHNHQYYVNRVPQSVRSALKQD, from the exons ATGAATAGAAACCCTGCGGTTGTGATGCGCCTGGTGGCCTCAGCCTACGCCGTGGCCGAGAGAGCCGGGTCCATCGTGAGGAACGTGCTCCAGAGCGGGGAGCTGGGCATTGTGGAAAAG ACCGGAGCCAATGACCTTCAGACTCTGGCAGACAGACTGGCTCAGCAGAGCATATGTGCCTCTCTGTCCAAACACTTCCCTAAAATTACCATCATTGGAGAGGAG GACCTTCCTGAAGAGGAGCCAAGGGCAGACCTCATGGAGGAGGGCCAGGAGGACGTTATCCTCCAGAAGTGCTGTCCCTCAGAGTATAAAgacctgaaggaggaggag CTGGTAGTATGGGTCGATCCACTTGATGGTACCAAGGAGTATACAGAGG GGCTACTGGACAACGTGACGGTACTGATCGGTATCTCGTACGGAGGCAAGGCCATCGCCGGGGTCATCAACCAGCCTTTCTACAACTACCAG GTGGGAGGAGGCGCTGACCTGGGCAGAACCATGTGGGGCGTGCTGGGACTGGGCACGTTTGGAATTGAGGTGAAGGAAGTCCCGGGTGACAGACGCATCGTCACCACCACTCGTTCCCATAGCAACAAGGTAGTGACCGACTGCGTGGATGCCATGGAGCCCCATGAGGTCATCAGAGTGGGCGGAGCTGGAAACAAG ATAATCCAGCTAATTGAGGGGAAGGCCTCTGCCTATGTCTTTGCGAGTCCAGGATGTAAGAAGTGGGATACTTGTGCCACTGAGGCCATCCTGCATGCTGTGGGAG GTAAGCTGACAGACATGCATGGCAATGACTACCGCTATGATGCTAATGTGAAGCACATGAACTCAGCGGGCGTGTTGGCCACGCTCCACAACCACCAGTACTATGTCAACAGAGTGCCCCAGTCAGTGCGCTCAGCCCTGAAGCAGGACTGA
- the LOC132449834 gene encoding cytospin-A-like isoform X1 has product MSEIAFIVEIHMDHYFSSLSTSQTEEPASTDYLDPIPTTMGNHAGKDSIGHTGSPLDFFHTPPTSPSEEAQLAALASSSSSVFTNKMQTPCHPCSPCPPTPTPSNCPRQQVLQGEWALISMESQPSPQMSLSHEKKEEEEAGAKHCGNVGSLSPAPMPLPWGSPTEQVWQERDSGLESPLGAEQVGQETSLVMRSLMEYYRASLGLSPGPDDSVGAVELLRRLVSERGELVEEVNGLKETLRTERAEWLQFQRDLQVAVSVADRLRAEAEQALDALREHHGAAEARLVQALRRQQEQDRELRDLEAQHRDARHQLSTLNAERRRGHTGSDARISARGLAKDGAEPEVNVVGDSSEEEQGNDGKEEGRRQNCALVAVGKKDLEEKLLEGVHTDVEAQDVEGHCEAQPKGVEDGGGHGCVGSLGGEGDLESEKTQLAGKGVAEAYILSLAAIKKKKEAEAGIGTPDHRRVLMLSERSWSLSRLPLPENTNKSSPCQNNSSTLPLCKKEEPAKEKKMTRLLQRQDSWSNFSTKKPDEDPNPDSNRPQDAFSVLLRRHGGSRRNALLRWCQTRTKGYKNIEITNFSSSWEDGLAFCAVYHTYMPSHVPYGSLTPEDKKGNLDLAFQTGNSIGITATLTVEEMLKADGPNWQRVLGYIEGIFRHFEM; this is encoded by the exons GTTCTCCTCTGGATTTCTTCCACACGCCTCCTACGAGCCCCTCAGAAGAAGCCCAGCTCGCTGctttggcctcctcctcctcctcagtcttcACCAACAAGATGCAGACCCCCTGCCACCCCTGCAGTCCCTGCCCCCCTACCCCGACCCCGAGCAACTGCCCGCGGCAGCAGGTCCTTCAGGGGGAGTGGGCACTGATCAGCATGGAGAGTCAACCTTCTCCACAGATGTCTCTGAGTCACGAgaaaaaggaagaggaagaggcgggAGCAAAGCATTGTGGGAACGTGGGCTCACTCAGCCCGGCGCCAATGCCGCTGCCCTGGGGCTCGCCGACGGAACAAGTCTggcaggagagagacagtgggctGGAGTCCCCGCTGGGGGCCGAGCAGGTGGGCCAGGAGACGAGTCTGGTGATGCGGAGTCTGATGGAGTACTACAGGGCCTCGCTGGGCCTCAGCCCCGGTCCTGACGACTCAGTCGGAGCAGTAG AGCTCCTCAGGCGCTTGGTGTCAGAGAGGGGTGAGCTGGTCGAGGAGGTAAACGGCTTAAAGGAGACTCTACGG ACTGAGAGGGCAGAGTGGCTGCAGTTCCAGCGTGACCTGCAGGTGGCGGTGTCCGTGGCGGACAGGCTGCGTGCGGAGGCCGAGCAGGCGCTGGACGCGCTCCGGGAGCACCACGGCGCCGCGGAGGCCCGGCTGGTGCAGGCCCTGAGGAGACAGCAGGAGCAGGACCGGGAGCTGCGGGACCTGGAAGCCCAGCACCGAGACGCCCGTCATCAGCTGTCCACGCTGAACGCCGAGAGGCGGCGGGGGCACACGGGGTCGGACGCTCGAATCAGTGCACGCGGTTTGGCGAAGGATGGAGCAGAGCCAGAGGTGAATGTGGTGGGAGACTCctcggaggaggagcagggtaaCGACGGGAAAGAGGAGGGTAGGCGGCAGAACTGCGCACTGGTCGCGGTGGGAAAGAAGGACTTAGAGGAGAAGCTGCTTGAAGGGGTGCACACGGATGTGGAGGCTCAGGACGTGGAAGGACATTGCGAGGCACAACCTAAAGGTGTGGAGGACGGAGGAGGGCATGGCTGCGTGGGGAGCCTCGGGGGGGAGGGTGACCTGGAGTCGGAGAAGACGCAGCTTGCTGGAAAGGGTGTCGCTGAGGCTTACATTCTCAGTTTGGCTGCCattaagaagaagaaggaggcggaggCAGGCATCGGTACTCCAGACCACAGGAGAGTTTTGATGCTTTCTGAAAGATCCTG GAGCCTTTCTCGACTCCCTCTCcctgaaaacaccaataaaagcAGCCCCTGCCAAAACAACAGTTCAACGTTGCCGCTATGCAAG AAGGAAGAGCCTGCCAAAGAGAAAAAGATGACTAGGCTTCTGCAACGGCAAGACAGTTGGTCCAATTTTTCTACAA AAAAGCCGGATGAGGACCCAAACCCTGATTCCAATAG ACCTCAGGATGCCTTTAGCGTTCTGCTACGACGTCACGGCGGCTCCAGGAGAAACGCCTTGCTCCGCTGGTGCCAAACCCGTACCAAGGGATATAAG AATATTGAGATCACAAACTTCAGCAGCAGCTGGGAGGACGGCCTGGCCTTCTGCGCCGTGTACCACACCTACATGCCGTCGCATGTCCCATACGGCAGTCTCACACCTGAGGACAAG AAAGGAAACCTGGACCTTGCTTTCCAAACTGGGAATAGTATTGGAATCACAGCCACACTG ACGGTGGAGGAGATGCTCAAAGCAGACGGACCCAACTGGCAGAGGGTACTGGGATACATTGAAGGCATCTTTCGCCACTTTGAGATGTGA
- the LOC132449837 gene encoding serine/threonine-protein phosphatase PP1-beta catalytic subunit-like, which translates to MAETELNVDSIISRLLEVRGCRPGKIVQMTEAEVRGLCIKSREIFLSQPILLELEAPLKICGDIHGQYTDLLRLFEYGGFPPEANYLFLGDYVDRGKQSLETICLLLAYKVKYPENFFLLRGNHECASINRIYGFYDECKRRFNIKLWKTFTDCFNCLPIAAIIDEKIFCCHGGLSPDLQSMEQIRRIMRPTDVPDTGLLCDLLWSDPDKDVQGWGENDRGVSFTFGADVVSKFLNRHDLDLICRAHQVVEDGYEFFAKRQLVTLFSAPNYCGEFDNAGGMMSVDESLMCSFQILKPSEKKAKYQYGGVTSGRPVTPPRTAQAPKKR; encoded by the exons ATGGCGGAGACTGAGCTGAACGTTGACAGCATCATCTCTCGATTGCTGGAAG TGCGAGGATGTCGTCCTGGGAAGATAGTGCAGATGACGGAGGCAGAGGTGCGTGGGCTCTGCATCAAGTCGAGGGAGATCTTCCTCAGCCAGCCTATACTGTTAGAGCTGGAGGCGCCACTCAAAATCTGTG GCGACATCCATGGCCAGTACACAGACCTGCTGCGGCTGTTTGAGTACGGGGGCTTCCCGCCCGAGGCTAACTACCTGTTCCTGGGGGACTATGTGGACCGGGGGAAGCAGTCCCTGGAGACCATCTGCCTGCTGCTGGCCTACAAGGTCAAGTACCCCGAGAACTTCTTCCTGCTGCGCGGCAACCACGAATGTGCCTCAATCAACCGCATCTACGGCTTCTACGATGAGT GCAAGCGCCGGTTCAACATTAAGCTCTGGAAGACCTTTACAGACTGTTTCAACTGCTTGCCCATTGCAGCCATTATAGATGAAAAGATCTTCTGTTGTCATGGAG GGCTGTCGCCTGATCTGCAGTCCATGGAGCAAATTAGACGCATCATGAGACCCACGGATGTCCCTGATACAG GCCTGCTGTGTGACCTGCTGTGGTCGGACCCGGACAAGGACGTGCAGGGCTGGGGGGAGAACGACCGCGGCGTCTCCTTCACCTTTGGCGCCGACGTGGTCAGCAAGTTCCTCAACCGCCACGACCTGGACCTCATCTGTCGAGCCCACCAG GTCGTAGAAGATGGCTACGAGTTCTTTGCCAAGCGGCAGCTGGTGACGCTGTTCTCTGCTCCCAACTACTGCGGGGAGTTTGACAATGCCGGGGGCATGATGAGCGTGGACGAGTCTCTAATGTGCTCGTTCCAG ATCCTGAAGCCCTCGGAGAAGAAAGCCAAGTACCAGTATGGCGGGGTGACCTCGGGGCgtcccgtcaccccccctcgaACCGCTCAAGCCCCCAAGAAAAGGTGA
- the grcc10 gene encoding protein C10 translates to MASAPTPQLTLTVEQARVVLSEVIQAFSVPENVARMEEARESACNDMGKMLQLVLPVATQIQQEVIKAYGFNNEGEGVLKFARLVKMYETQDPEIAAMSAKLKSLLLPPLSTPPIGGAIPAS, encoded by the exons ATGGCCTCAGCTCCAACACCACAACTGACCCTTACTGTTGAGCAGGCCAGAG TGGTGCTTAGTGAGGTCATCCAGGCCTTCTCTGTACCAGAAAACGTTGCACGGATGGAGGAGGCCAGGGAAAGTGCCTGCAATGACATGGGGAAGATGCTGCAGCTTGTCCTTCCTGTAGCCACACAGATTCAACAAGAGGTTATCAAAGCCTATGGCTTCAACAATGAGGGAGAGG GTGTACTGAAATTTGCCAGATTAGTAAAGATGTACGAAACTCAGGACCCAGAGATTGCTGCCATGTCGGCGAAACTGAAGTCCCTCCTGTTACCGCCCCTGTCCACACCACCGATTGGAGGGGCCATACCAGCCTCATGA